The Deltaproteobacteria bacterium genome includes a window with the following:
- a CDS encoding purine-binding chemotaxis protein CheW, translating to MSDNDKKRNDKTANNSNETVSNFVLSQAITSDNQQNQFLSFFVAGEEYALGILEVKEIVELSKLTKIPSVPSAIRGVVNLRGRVVPVLDLALLFGLTETNITKRTCVVMIEAEWEGEQTVVGLLADAVSQVIELPKDSVQAAPAFGTKAKVDFLKGMANIGDKFVLILDLNSVLHYLAIDTISITDNLSKQILDSSANTAIVNSEASQTQSVNI from the coding sequence ATGAGCGACAATGACAAAAAACGAAATGATAAGACAGCGAATAATTCAAATGAAACTGTTAGTAATTTTGTACTATCGCAAGCTATAACTAGCGATAACCAACAAAATCAATTTTTAAGTTTTTTTGTCGCTGGTGAAGAATATGCCTTAGGGATTCTTGAAGTAAAAGAAATCGTTGAACTGTCTAAATTAACAAAAATCCCTTCGGTACCAAGTGCTATTCGCGGCGTTGTTAATCTTCGCGGTCGTGTAGTACCAGTATTAGATCTAGCGTTACTTTTTGGATTAACTGAAACCAATATTACTAAACGCACCTGTGTAGTCATGATTGAAGCTGAATGGGAAGGGGAACAGACAGTAGTTGGCCTATTAGCAGATGCTGTTAGTCAGGTAATTGAGTTGCCAAAAGATTCAGTGCAAGCAGCTCCAGCGTTTGGAACAAAGGCTAAAGTAGATTTTCTTAAAGGTATGGCAAATATTGGAGATAAGTTTGTATTAATATTAGATCTTAATAGTGTTTTACATTATTTGGCTATAGATACCATTAGCATTACCGATAATTTATCAAAACAAATACTAGATAGTTCAGCAAATACTGCTATCGTAAATAGTGAGGCTTCGCAGACACAATCTGTGAATATTTAG
- a CDS encoding protein-glutamate O-methyltransferase CheR, giving the protein MISLDNNIKQPYELIESEFKLFQRLVYREAGIFLGDAKRALVAGRLSSRVKELGLPNFSAYHRLVTKGNTDELATMLDCICTNETHFFREAHHFEFLANTWLPARIKAALYGGSRKIHIWSAGCSTGEEPYSIAMVLLDKLCGQGYWDIEILATDLSRRALNQARLGIWNIDRASEINEYYLKKYMLRGVNLKSKWMKASNALRKIIRFERMNLNDTIYEYIDTFDLIFCRNVLIYFDNTSRNAVIERLLSYLAHAGYLFLGHAETINGLNSQLYAVAHSVYTREQNKSVLPETGIT; this is encoded by the coding sequence ATGATTAGTTTAGATAATAACATTAAGCAACCATACGAACTTATCGAAAGTGAATTTAAATTATTTCAACGCCTCGTATATCGTGAAGCCGGAATATTTTTAGGAGATGCAAAACGCGCTCTTGTCGCCGGACGTTTGTCATCACGAGTAAAAGAATTAGGTCTACCTAATTTTAGCGCCTATCATCGTTTAGTTACTAAAGGTAATACTGATGAATTAGCGACAATGCTTGATTGCATTTGTACTAATGAAACGCATTTTTTTCGTGAAGCACATCATTTTGAATTTCTTGCTAACACATGGCTTCCCGCACGCATTAAAGCAGCTTTATATGGTGGTTCTCGTAAAATACATATTTGGAGTGCGGGGTGCTCAACCGGCGAAGAACCTTATTCTATAGCCATGGTGCTTTTAGACAAACTATGTGGTCAAGGCTATTGGGATATTGAAATACTGGCAACTGATTTATCACGACGAGCGCTTAATCAAGCTCGTTTAGGAATATGGAATATTGACAGAGCCTCTGAGATTAATGAGTACTATTTAAAAAAATATATGCTTCGTGGAGTCAACTTAAAATCTAAATGGATGAAAGCCAGTAATGCTTTAAGAAAAATAATCCGTTTTGAGAGGATGAATCTCAACGATACTATTTATGAATATATTGATACCTTTGATTTAATATTTTGTCGTAATGTACTAATATATTTTGATAATACTTCACGAAATGCTGTTATTGAACGACTACTTTCTTATCTTGCACATGCTGGTTATTTATTTCTTGGTCATGCTGAAACTATTAATGGCCTTAATAGTCAATTGTATGCTGTTGCACATTCGGTTTATACCCGCGAGCAGAATAAGAGTGTTTTACCTGAAACAGGTATAACATAA
- a CDS encoding chemotaxis protein CheW: EVTEISGRGIGLDIVERNIESLHGVISISSEIDKGTQITIRVPLTLGIVQGFSVGVGDEIFILPLESVVGCIELPYCEQENINSRGVINLRGKVLPYVRLRDVFGIAKKSSVRESVVVIRYGDGEVGIAVDYLYGEGQTVVKPLARVLRSVPGIFGSALLGDGRVALIIDVAGLMRMTTSYNLENRQRRISHTITNGAEV; the protein is encoded by the coding sequence CAGAAGTAACTGAGATTTCTGGTAGGGGTATAGGATTAGATATTGTCGAGAGAAATATCGAATCGCTTCATGGTGTAATATCGATTAGCAGTGAGATCGATAAAGGAACTCAAATTACGATTCGTGTGCCACTTACATTAGGTATAGTTCAAGGTTTTTCAGTGGGAGTTGGTGATGAGATATTCATACTTCCATTAGAATCAGTAGTGGGGTGTATTGAATTACCTTATTGCGAGCAAGAAAATATTAATAGTCGAGGTGTCATTAATTTACGTGGTAAAGTGTTGCCATACGTTCGTTTACGGGATGTGTTTGGTATTGCTAAAAAATCTTCGGTGCGTGAAAGCGTTGTGGTTATACGTTATGGTGATGGTGAAGTTGGCATTGCTGTTGATTACTTATATGGTGAAGGTCAAACAGTAGTTAAACCTTTAGCACGAGTATTACGTTCGGTCCCTGGGATTTTTGGGTCAGCACTTTTAGGTGATGGACGTGTAGCGTTGATTATTGATGTGGCTGGTTTAATGCGCATGACGACCAGTTATAATTTAGAAAACCGCCAGCGACGAATTAGTCATACTATTACGAACGGAGCTGAAGTATAG